In the Populus trichocarpa isolate Nisqually-1 chromosome 1, P.trichocarpa_v4.1, whole genome shotgun sequence genome, AACAAAAAGCGCAAACCCTTTCGATTTCCCTGTTTGCTTATCAAAACCTAACGGACCCTCCTCAATCTCCCCATACTGCGCAAAATGATTCAACAACTTATCCGACGGCATTTCATACGGCACATTCGCTACATAGATCTTCCGCATTGCAACATCAACAACACCAGGATTGGCTGAagaattattgttattattggcACCTGAATTCCCCGCTATCGCTAGTTGCGTGACAGTCACGCGCCCATCAATTTTCTTACTGGGCTCTTTCAAAGCCAATAACGCACCATCGACATGCTTATAGATAACAAAACCGTACCCTTTCGACTTTCCGGTGTTTTTATCAAGGATTACAACCGCTTCTTCTAATTCGCCGTAAGTAGAGAACAGATTTCGGAGATTTTCCGTTGTGGTTTCCCAGCCAAGGCCGCGGATAAAGAGCTTCCGTTGCGTGGCGTCGGGGTCTGCGATGGATCGGACGGCTTCAAGGATGTCTGGGTGGCGTACGACGGCGTTTTGAAGAATATCGAGGAGCTGGTCAGGCGTGAAGCGTTCCATCATCTTGCGGGCGTCTTGAGGGGTTAGTTTGTAAGGAGAGTCTAGATCGGTGGTGGATGATACGATGCCGTTTTCTTCGAGCTTGCGCTTCTTTGTTGGATCCATCTGCATCGAGAGGGGGAGGGGTATTTTTTGCGAGAGAAAGAGGGTGAGCGATAAACCCTAATATCCTTAGGAAGAAAGAGGGAGAGGAGGATAGGTTAGCAAATTAGTAAGAATTGAAAGGAGTGTTGTAGAAGAGCCGGTTCATTCTATATACTGTATAAAGAGAACACCTATATAGATTATAATAGgagaataatgattttatttttaaaacaaatcttttaaattattgttttttaggggaagatagtttttttttatcattttagaaatattttataagtgtttttgtcttattattattattattattattattattattattggcaCAATCAAATGATTTTGctacccttaaaataaaaaatcatttaaccatggaaaaggatattttttagcattttatttttttaatataataaaattacatatttgaCCTTggagttaaaataattaagtcatTAACACAGGggtattgatgttttttcatatcatttttttttaattattggtgTGGTCAAAGGTAATAATGtaatttactatttaattattatttttaaaattaaaaaagttgttagCATGCGAGAAGCACCGTGTATTTCGAGTAGCGTGTATAGCACCTCCCGGTGGTTGAAAATATGCTTTTATTGTCTCCTTTTGCTTTTCGTCATATTCTCTTCCTTGATGGATGACATGTGTCATCTAAAAATTATCGGTTTATTGCtagttatattttcttttttttcctttcatttctctctcctatccctaaaaaactaaaaatggcCCTCGTTGTTGTTGATGTTTCAGAACccatccttttagttttgattttttttattttggtccttttctcttttgttaaagtttttatttgttttcaatttaatccttcaattctaatttgtacatataatatttttcaatttaatccttctacttttgattagttttttttcattggctcttttgtcaaagtttttgtagtttcaattttatacttcaaatcaagtttgtgaattttttttcaataataataatattaattttagtttggtccttcttCTTATGATTTCTTATTTGTTCCCCTTACTTGTTTGTCAaagcttttatgatttttaaatttattcttcaaatcaagtttatggtttttgttatttcaacagcaacaacaacaaaaatagtgGTGGTATTAGTAATAATGGTAATTATAGtagttgtaataataataataataatagtgataataattgtaataataatagtttattatgaTTGTAATAATGGTAATGATAGTGTAATAATGGTAATGatagtgatggtggtggtggtggtggtaaaaataataatagtatatatagtaatagtagtaatgaaaaaacaatagtgatagtaataatagtttttttatgataataatggtgacaataatagtaataattatgataataatattaataattgtgatagtaatagtaatagtaataatagtaaaagTAATAGTAATAGCGGTAACCAGTTATTTGACCTACATTTCGCCATGGGttggattattgtttttggaaaaaaaatacaagcttttcaaatgtgtttttttatctaattataaatcaaaaggcatgtgcatgcatttaattaaatacattgagaaccattttttctaataaatgcaaaaaaacaaagtgttaaCGCATCTATTCAACTCGCCTCGCTGCCggtcaaataatttcttttctaacaCAAAAGAATTAATGTCTAGATGTTATTAACgcattttttaacattgagtaAAAAGtataattgttaataaaaaaattgatgcttatatataataaaatataataaagattgtATGCGTCAAAAAAGAtctcaaactaatttttaacgcaacaaaaaaataaaacaatattacaatTGCTATAGTGAAACACTATTTTCTTAGTATTTgtataatgattaaaaaaagtgtaaagaaaaaaatataaaacaaattacaaaataataaagataagaacaaaaaaattatataaataggtCAAGcatagagtgataaatattcaaagtgtaaaaaataaaaaaataatattttttttcaaaaaatgtgtaaagaaaaaaaaagaaaaaactaaatattaaaaaaaataaagatagaaaaaaaatggtgataaatagaccaagtgtaaaatgataaaaatgtcaaatataaagagaaaagaaaatataagaaaattttgttttctaaagaaaaactaaaaatgataattttgccACCATTACagtaaaaaattaacaaaatttacaattatatcatttttacaGGAAAATACCATttccttttagtatatatacagtagtagtagtagtagtaatttATTATGATGGTAATAATGGTTATGATATCAATAATCGTGACGATGATAGtaacaatagtaataattatgataacaacaacaacgatagtaattataatagtattaatgttattaatagtgataataataatagtgatagtgatagtagtaataataataataataataataataataataataataataataataatactaatagagctaataataatgataatgataatgataataatgttaataataatactattaacaataacacaataataataataataatagtgatagtgatagtgatcataataataacagtagtagtagtgatagtaataatagtaacaatgataataataataaagatgataatagtaatagtaatgataattcatcattcaacgtAAGATTTGTTGGAGATTgagtttcattgtttttccaTATATGTTGTTTCCAGTCTAATAACCTCGGGTTGCGGGTTTTAAAAGTAGATGTGGTTATTCAACGTAAGATTTGTTGGGGattgagttttattatttttcatgtatggTATTTCCAGTCTAATAACCACGGGTTACAGGTTTTAAAAGTTGATGTGGCCCGAcatcctcttttagtttttgccttattgtttttttcttgatttcattattcaacattagttttttaaaataaaaattagtcatCTGAGTTTCCTTTGAACCTATTAAATAAACCAATTCACATTGAGTTAACTCTTTTATAGTTTTGTTGGAAACTCGTGTCAGGCAAAGATCTAAGTCAAGggatttcaagatttattttcttgctcgagttttatagcattaaaaaaaaatcatcatgttTTTAGTGAtctttattacattaaaaaaaaaaatggttcagCTCACAACAGAGTAAGGGTCAATGGACTAGTTATGGATCCAAACCTTAACCCAATATATCAAACGCCACTAATAAATATTACCGATATTTTATAAgttgtaaatttgatttatttaaatttttttagtcgAGCGGGTTAAATGTATTAGATAaggctaaatgttttttttatgaatattaaagatattcATGGATTGAGCTTCTATTGCTAATTTTAGTGAATCCACATTTAGAGATGGACTTACAACATGGATTATAGGTGCCATAACACCCTCAATGTTAGGTCTAATTTTTGTACACTACACCACCATCAAATTCGAGTTACCTTCTCCTCCCCTCCAACAAAGACACgtgcatatttttttacatcaaaaaacTCTAATAAAAAGTCCACTAACAAGAACTTTAAAGTCgaaacatttataaataaaataaaaataaatgttcaatccacaaattattaaatataaaaacaaaagtagtTTAGGGTATAAGAGTtgaattgagttgattgagttTCAAAAATCTTGACTAGCTATCGACCtatgatatttatttcttagattttttaacCCATTATCATttgtaatattcatattattcaatcttgacaaatcaattcgaataagataatccaaatattacaaatatgCTAGATTTTTCTAACACCTATGGTACAGTGGTAAATGAGGTTGGATTTTAgggcatattttatttttcacctaTTTACTAGATTAATAGATAGATTGATGCTCTATCTTATCTCATTACAGTAATTTAAAATTGCTAAATCCAAAAGGCATTCCTCAAATAAATCCCCAgccttatttttaaatttttaattatatgttttaattagttttacacttcaattaaaaaatggagAGTCTATTggtacaatttatttatttatcaacacATGGGTCTTATGGTCTATCCAAAAACTCTCCATGTACACCTCAactttttttacttagaaagaATAAAACTATACTGAATTtcattttaccttttttttataattatcatttttattaaaagtttattttttttatcaattatctcttaacattttatctatttatcaataatatcttctttacaaataaagataaaataaaattaactaactcaaaaagttgttttttaaaaatatatttttttaaaaaatatttcataaactcatataattcaTGAGAATAAAATGGAACTAACCTAGAATCATT is a window encoding:
- the LOC7491349 gene encoding UBP1-associated protein 2C; the protein is MQMDPTKKRKLEENGIVSSTTDLDSPYKLTPQDARKMMERFTPDQLLDILQNAVVRHPDILEAVRSIADPDATQRKLFIRGLGWETTTENLRNLFSTYGELEEAVVILDKNTGKSKGYGFVIYKHVDGALLALKEPSKKIDGRVTVTQLAIAGNSGANNNNNSSANPGVVDVAMRKIYVANVPYEMPSDKLLNHFAQYGEIEEGPLGFDKQTGKSKGFALFVYKTAEGAQAALLEPVKMIEGRQLNCKLAIDGKRGRQPGGGQGPGQDGLQGQVQGGNVHGDGGMGMVLQTGYGAPGGYGSYGGAFSSGVPPMGGHQQQHHHPAAPLNASLGGPGLGSQGVVGLSGTGGGSYGPPYGGYGGPGSTGYGGLGGGGAGVGASVGASSSFRLPPSSVGMPTGGYPDPGQYSLSSSNASFPSQHQGASPAPRVPSGGMYPNLPPYY